Proteins from one Embleya scabrispora genomic window:
- a CDS encoding amidohydrolase family protein, translated as MFDAHLHIVDPRFPLVANHGYLPPTFTTADYLARAVPLGVTGGAVVSGSFQGFDQTYLLDALARLGPAFVGVTQLPPDVPDGRIAELDAAGVRAIRFNVRRGGSATLDHLDRLARRVHEIAGWHAELYLDARDLPDLLPVLTALPRVSIDHLGLSREGLPHLLRLVEHGARVKATGFGRFDADVPTTLRAVAAVDPQALLAGTDLPSTRAPRPFRNADLDLVADTLGPDLAPAVLYDNAHALYRPRG; from the coding sequence GTGTTCGACGCACACCTGCACATCGTCGACCCGCGTTTCCCGCTCGTCGCCAACCACGGCTACCTGCCGCCGACCTTCACCACGGCCGACTACCTGGCCCGCGCCGTCCCGCTCGGCGTGACCGGCGGCGCGGTGGTGTCCGGCTCCTTCCAGGGCTTCGACCAGACCTACCTCCTCGACGCGCTGGCCCGACTCGGCCCCGCCTTCGTCGGGGTGACCCAACTGCCGCCCGACGTCCCCGACGGGCGGATCGCCGAGCTGGACGCGGCCGGTGTGCGGGCGATCCGGTTCAACGTCCGGCGCGGCGGCTCGGCGACTCTCGACCACCTGGACCGACTCGCCCGCCGGGTCCACGAGATCGCCGGCTGGCATGCCGAGCTGTACCTCGACGCCCGGGATCTGCCCGACCTGCTGCCGGTGTTGACCGCGCTGCCGAGGGTGAGCATCGACCACCTGGGCCTGTCCCGGGAGGGGCTGCCGCATCTGCTGCGTCTGGTCGAACACGGCGCCCGGGTCAAGGCCACCGGCTTCGGCCGGTTCGACGCGGACGTACCCACGACACTGCGCGCCGTCGCCGCCGTCGACCCGCAGGCCCTCCTCGCCGGCACCGACCTGCCCTCGACCCGCGCGCCCCGCCCCTTCCGGAACGCCGACCTCGACCTGGTCGCCGACACGCTCGGGCCGGACCTGGCCCCCGCCGTCCTGTACGACAACGCACACGCCCTCTACCGCCCGCGCGGGTAG
- a CDS encoding GOLPH3/VPS74 family protein, with the protein MNPSLPQRLFLLAYSPERQRLVSRTHLGATLQAAALYELREQGLIHDEGGKVRVTATRRGGPHPGATPRCELAADLLARIGETERARRWRHWVNKRDRQAVDRVGAALERARVIRYEQHRVLGLLPLRRIVLRQTSLRGAATKAMWGALKDRAAEVPDQDAALAVLAYHGELRGVLGGRERRAAKGRIDDLSTRLGPVPGALREAVRNAKSSAAG; encoded by the coding sequence GTGAACCCGTCCCTACCCCAACGATTGTTCCTGCTCGCCTACAGTCCCGAGCGGCAGCGCCTGGTCAGCCGGACCCACCTGGGCGCGACGCTCCAGGCGGCGGCGCTGTACGAGCTCCGCGAACAGGGCCTGATCCACGACGAGGGCGGCAAGGTCCGGGTGACCGCGACCCGCAGGGGCGGCCCGCACCCCGGCGCGACTCCCCGGTGTGAGCTGGCCGCCGACCTGCTGGCCAGGATCGGCGAGACCGAACGGGCGCGCCGCTGGCGCCACTGGGTCAACAAGCGCGACCGGCAGGCCGTCGACCGGGTCGGCGCGGCGTTGGAGCGGGCGCGGGTGATCCGGTACGAGCAGCACCGGGTCCTCGGCCTGCTCCCGCTCCGACGGATCGTGCTGCGGCAGACGTCGCTGCGCGGCGCGGCAACGAAGGCGATGTGGGGCGCGCTCAAGGACCGGGCGGCCGAGGTGCCCGACCAGGACGCGGCGCTGGCCGTACTCGCCTACCACGGCGAACTGCGCGGAGTGCTCGGAGGGCGGGAACGCCGGGCGGCGAAGGGCCGGATCGACGATTTGTCGACCCGTCTCGGCCCGGTCCCGGGCGCGCTGCGCGAGGCGGTACGAAACGCCAAATCCTCAGCTGCCGGCTGA
- a CDS encoding EamA family transporter: protein MTSRTTTDAPARAPHALADRLLPGPRGRAVLLVLASACSIQFGAAFAARLFPQVGPAGAVTLRLVIAAALLLAFSRPRVRGRSRGDWLVVGGLGVMFAGMNMCFYEAIDRLPLGPAVTLEFLGPLGLAVVLSRRLRDMVWIVLAAGGVLLLGGGGFGGLDPVGVVFILAAAACWAGYIVVASKISARFDGIEGLALGFVVAAVLVTPLGVATAGSALVEPKMLGLGACVALLSSALPYSLEMLAMKHLPPATFGLLASLEPAVAGMAGFLVLHQSLALVQIAGIALVVIASAGVTLAQSPREPRRTRQTRQIRRTWQIRRPRRPRSIPGTCGTPGPGPDPRATPDAGATPTPAATPDACAESPQRTPS, encoded by the coding sequence ATGACCTCCCGCACCACCACCGACGCGCCCGCGCGCGCACCGCACGCCCTCGCCGACCGGTTGTTGCCGGGACCGCGCGGGCGTGCGGTGTTGTTGGTGTTGGCGAGCGCGTGTTCGATCCAGTTCGGCGCCGCGTTCGCGGCCCGGCTCTTCCCCCAGGTGGGGCCGGCGGGGGCGGTCACGCTGCGCCTGGTGATCGCCGCCGCGCTGCTGCTTGCCTTCTCCCGGCCCCGGGTGCGCGGGCGTTCGCGGGGCGACTGGCTGGTGGTGGGCGGCCTGGGCGTGATGTTCGCGGGCATGAACATGTGCTTCTACGAGGCCATCGACCGGCTCCCGCTGGGACCCGCGGTCACGCTGGAGTTCCTGGGCCCGCTCGGCCTGGCGGTGGTGTTGTCCCGTCGACTGCGCGACATGGTGTGGATCGTGCTCGCGGCCGGCGGCGTGCTGCTCCTGGGCGGCGGGGGGTTCGGCGGCCTCGACCCGGTCGGGGTGGTGTTCATCCTGGCCGCGGCGGCTTGCTGGGCGGGCTACATCGTGGTCGCCTCGAAGATCTCCGCGCGCTTCGACGGCATCGAGGGCCTGGCCCTGGGTTTCGTGGTGGCCGCGGTGCTGGTGACGCCGCTGGGTGTGGCGACGGCCGGCTCCGCGCTGGTCGAGCCGAAGATGCTGGGGCTGGGCGCGTGTGTCGCGCTGCTGTCCTCGGCGCTGCCGTACAGCCTCGAGATGCTGGCGATGAAGCACCTGCCGCCGGCCACGTTCGGGTTGCTGGCCAGTCTGGAACCGGCGGTGGCCGGGATGGCCGGCTTCCTGGTGCTGCACCAGTCGTTGGCGCTTGTGCAGATCGCGGGCATCGCGCTGGTGGTGATCGCCAGCGCGGGTGTCACCCTCGCCCAGTCACCCCGCGAGCCCCGGCGGACTCGGCAGACTCGGCAGATTCGGCGGACTTGGCAGATCCGGCGACCCCGGCGGCCTCGGTCGATTCCGGGAACGTGCGGTACACCCGGGCCCGGGCCCGATCCACGAGCAACTCCCGATGCAGGTGCCACCCCCACTCCGGCCGCAACACCGGACGCTTGTGCGGAGTCACCACAACGAACGCCGTCGTGA
- a CDS encoding GNAT family N-acetyltransferase: MPKSAAELRAHLEIFYDAVPRRFTRTEAIGALTLFVREGEGWPYYARPTLGALAEPTVADVRAVRARQRELKVPETFEWVHETTPALRAAAIEAELHVHEHPLMVLDPDEHPPARPGLPDLVTLRQIRADATDLAIVHSVAAVGFANPGTAPGSDGPAERDTIALGQDPGLLSYLNERLRSGETVMFAAYSPAGPLCVGSYQHLHDTTEIVGVATLPAARRSGLAAAVTWELARHALDSGSETVFLSAGDEDVARVYDRIGFRSVGTALIAEAP, from the coding sequence ATGCCGAAGTCCGCCGCGGAACTGCGCGCGCATCTGGAGATCTTCTACGACGCGGTGCCCCGCCGGTTCACCCGCACCGAGGCGATCGGCGCGCTGACGCTGTTCGTCCGGGAGGGCGAGGGGTGGCCCTACTATGCCCGACCCACGCTCGGCGCCCTCGCCGAGCCCACCGTCGCGGACGTGCGCGCGGTGCGGGCGCGGCAGAGAGAGTTGAAAGTGCCCGAGACGTTCGAATGGGTCCACGAGACCACCCCCGCACTGCGGGCGGCCGCGATCGAGGCCGAACTGCATGTCCACGAGCACCCGCTGATGGTGCTCGACCCGGACGAACATCCGCCCGCCCGCCCGGGTCTGCCGGACCTGGTGACGCTGCGGCAGATCCGCGCGGACGCCACCGACCTCGCGATCGTGCACAGCGTCGCGGCGGTCGGTTTCGCCAACCCCGGCACCGCGCCCGGCTCCGACGGGCCCGCCGAGCGGGACACCATCGCACTCGGCCAGGACCCGGGCCTGCTGTCCTACCTCAACGAGCGGTTGCGCAGCGGCGAGACGGTGATGTTCGCGGCGTACAGCCCGGCCGGACCACTGTGCGTGGGCAGCTACCAGCACCTGCACGACACGACCGAGATCGTCGGCGTGGCCACCCTCCCGGCGGCCCGGCGCAGCGGCCTCGCGGCGGCGGTGACGTGGGAGTTGGCCCGGCACGCGCTGGACAGCGGGAGCGAGACGGTGTTCCTGAGCGCGGGGGACGAGGATGTCGCGCGGGTATACGATCGGATCGGCTTCCGGTCGGTGGGCACGGCGCTGATCGCGGAGGCGCCGTGA
- the mug gene encoding G/U mismatch-specific DNA glycosylase has product MPPGRNPTADELAAAHGRSIPDVIAPNLRVLFCGINPGLWSGATGRHFARPGNRFWPALYASGFTPRLIEPAAQRELTTLGLGITNVVARTTARADELTKEEYRAGGLALTAKVRRYRPAWLAVLGIGAYRTGFGRPKAVVGRQPETIDDTGIWVLPNPSGLNAHWTAAALAEAFTHLRTTAYPPPGTTE; this is encoded by the coding sequence ATCCCGCCCGGACGCAATCCCACCGCCGACGAGTTGGCCGCCGCGCACGGTCGGAGCATCCCGGATGTGATCGCGCCGAACCTGCGGGTGTTGTTCTGCGGCATCAACCCCGGGCTTTGGTCGGGCGCCACCGGGCGGCACTTCGCCCGTCCCGGCAACCGGTTCTGGCCGGCCCTGTACGCCTCGGGCTTCACGCCGCGCCTGATCGAGCCCGCCGCGCAGCGCGAGTTGACCACGCTCGGCCTCGGCATCACCAACGTGGTGGCCCGAACCACCGCGCGCGCCGACGAGTTGACGAAGGAGGAGTATCGGGCCGGTGGCCTGGCGCTCACCGCCAAGGTACGCCGGTACCGACCGGCCTGGTTGGCGGTCCTCGGCATCGGCGCATACCGAACCGGCTTCGGCCGCCCCAAGGCGGTGGTCGGCCGCCAACCGGAGACGATCGACGACACCGGAATCTGGGTACTCCCCAACCCCAGCGGCCTGAACGCCCACTGGACGGCCGCAGCCCTGGCCGAGGCCTTCACCCACCTCCGCACCACCGCCTACCCACCACCGGGCACGACCGAGTAG
- a CDS encoding sensor histidine kinase codes for MFRIVSSRSSPRARLRRLAGPLVTAATYTRGFHLFTGLLLGVAIAMVYPGLEGDGGLGYRVALLAVPVPILTAFGLIAEARRFEGFQARLLLRPGDESDIAVTRSQTWPDRWRTALWLVLRVELGWLGLAPAASAIFTAVAMIGSPATDDGLVFDGASFPGGAAHWWLVPLGLAVILAALSYLVGAGLLLTVLAKRLLGPSASEKLAALERRTEQLLEHNRLARELHDSIGHALSVTVLQAGAARQLLDTDPAFADRALDAIEVTGRQALEDLERMLLLLRDAPEPAAPRPGLAELKVLADTTRGAGASVEVRVLGSLDAVPAVISREGYRIVQESLTNVLRHAGPVPVEVTVAVHDHEVELTVRNDTSSAEAGRRGTGGGSGSGLRGIRERAALLGGEATAGPHDGYWRVHARLPLRWAS; via the coding sequence GTGTTCCGCATCGTTTCGTCCCGCAGTTCGCCGCGCGCCCGGCTCCGTCGCCTCGCCGGGCCCCTGGTCACGGCCGCCACCTACACGCGTGGCTTCCACCTGTTCACCGGCCTGCTCCTGGGCGTCGCGATCGCCATGGTCTATCCCGGCCTGGAGGGCGACGGCGGGCTCGGCTACCGCGTCGCGCTGCTGGCCGTGCCCGTCCCGATCCTGACCGCGTTCGGGCTGATCGCCGAGGCGCGCCGGTTCGAGGGCTTCCAGGCCCGGCTGCTGCTGCGCCCCGGCGACGAGAGCGACATCGCGGTCACCCGATCGCAGACCTGGCCCGACCGCTGGCGCACGGCACTGTGGCTGGTGTTGCGGGTCGAACTGGGCTGGCTCGGGCTCGCGCCGGCGGCGTCCGCGATCTTCACCGCCGTGGCGATGATCGGGTCGCCCGCCACCGATGACGGTCTGGTGTTCGACGGGGCGAGCTTCCCGGGCGGCGCCGCGCACTGGTGGCTGGTCCCGCTGGGCCTGGCCGTCATCCTCGCGGCGTTGTCCTACCTGGTCGGCGCGGGTCTGCTGCTCACCGTGCTGGCCAAGCGGCTGCTCGGGCCGTCCGCGAGCGAGAAGCTGGCCGCCCTGGAACGGCGCACCGAGCAACTGCTCGAACACAACCGGCTCGCGCGCGAGTTGCACGACTCGATCGGCCACGCGCTGTCGGTGACCGTGCTCCAGGCGGGCGCGGCACGGCAACTGCTCGACACCGACCCGGCCTTCGCCGACCGCGCACTGGACGCGATCGAGGTGACCGGGCGGCAGGCCCTGGAGGACCTGGAGCGCATGCTGCTGCTGTTGCGCGACGCGCCGGAGCCGGCCGCGCCCCGACCGGGGCTGGCCGAGCTGAAGGTGCTCGCCGACACCACGCGTGGCGCGGGTGCCTCGGTCGAGGTGCGCGTGCTGGGCTCGCTCGACGCGGTGCCGGCGGTGATCTCGCGCGAGGGCTACCGGATCGTGCAGGAATCGCTGACCAACGTGCTGCGGCACGCGGGTCCGGTGCCGGTCGAGGTCACCGTCGCGGTGCACGACCACGAGGTCGAGCTGACCGTGCGCAACGACACATCCTCGGCGGAGGCGGGGCGGAGGGGGACCGGCGGGGGCAGCGGCAGCGGGCTGCGGGGCATACGGGAGCGGGCCGCGCTGCTCGGCGGCGAGGCCACCGCGGGGCCGCACGACGGCTACTGGCGGGTGCATGCCCGGCTGCCCCTACGGTGGGCGTCGTGA
- a CDS encoding SPFH domain-containing protein, protein MPAPQVRERVVTGAAGLPALVVGVALVAGGIVLTVVGSLLDDGQKVAAIASGIVIIVLALFGLCGLTTVAPGEARVLQLFGHYKGTLRKDGLRWVNPFTDRTKVSTRIRNHETQTAKVNDNDGNPIEIAAVVVWQVEDTAQAKFEVDDFEEFVAIQTETAVRHIANSYPYDDHGQGGMSLRDNADEITGKLSAEIGARVASAGVSVVESRITRLAYAPEIAQAMLRRQQAGAVVAARQRIVEGAVGMVELALNRLEEGDLVELDDDRRAAMVSNLLVVLCSEQATQPVVNTGSLYA, encoded by the coding sequence ATGCCGGCGCCGCAGGTGCGGGAGCGAGTGGTGACGGGGGCGGCCGGGCTGCCTGCGTTGGTCGTGGGGGTGGCTTTGGTTGCCGGGGGAATCGTGTTGACCGTGGTCGGCTCGCTCCTGGACGACGGGCAGAAGGTGGCCGCCATCGCGAGTGGGATCGTGATCATCGTCCTGGCGCTGTTCGGGCTGTGCGGGCTGACCACCGTCGCGCCCGGCGAGGCGCGGGTGCTCCAGCTGTTCGGGCACTACAAGGGCACGTTGCGCAAGGACGGGCTGCGGTGGGTGAACCCGTTCACCGACCGCACCAAGGTCTCCACCCGGATCCGCAACCACGAGACGCAGACCGCCAAGGTCAACGACAACGACGGCAATCCGATCGAGATCGCCGCGGTCGTGGTCTGGCAGGTCGAGGACACCGCGCAGGCCAAGTTCGAGGTGGACGACTTCGAGGAGTTCGTCGCCATCCAGACCGAGACCGCCGTGCGGCACATCGCCAACAGCTACCCGTACGACGACCACGGCCAGGGCGGCATGTCCCTGCGCGACAACGCCGACGAGATCACCGGCAAGTTGTCCGCCGAGATCGGTGCCCGGGTCGCCTCGGCCGGGGTCAGCGTGGTCGAATCGCGGATCACCCGGCTCGCCTATGCGCCGGAGATCGCCCAGGCGATGTTGCGTCGCCAGCAGGCGGGTGCGGTGGTCGCGGCCCGGCAGCGGATCGTCGAGGGCGCGGTGGGCATGGTCGAACTGGCGCTGAACCGGCTGGAGGAAGGCGACCTGGTGGAACTCGACGACGACCGCCGGGCGGCCATGGTGAGCAACCTGCTCGTCGTCCTGTGCAGCGAACAGGCCACGCAGCCCGTGGTCAACACGGGCTCCCTCTACGCATAG
- a CDS encoding response regulator transcription factor: protein MGVVTIRILLVDDNELVRAGLRAVLDAQPDFEVVGEADDGAGVLALVRSLRPDVVAMDVRMPRVDGIQATRDLLAHLDQPPKILIVTTFENDEYVYEALRVGAHGFLLKRARPAEITDAVRTLATGDSLLFPAKLRALAERFGKTARSDAVARAKLTDREADVLRAMARGLNNAEIAAELYLGTETVKSHVSALLAKLSARDRTQAVIAAYESGFVAPG from the coding sequence GTGGGCGTCGTGACGATCCGGATCCTGCTGGTGGACGACAACGAATTGGTGCGGGCCGGCCTGCGGGCCGTTTTGGACGCGCAGCCCGACTTCGAGGTGGTGGGCGAGGCGGACGACGGCGCGGGGGTGCTCGCGCTGGTCCGGTCGCTGCGCCCGGACGTGGTCGCGATGGACGTACGGATGCCCCGGGTGGACGGCATCCAGGCCACCCGCGACCTCCTCGCGCACCTCGATCAGCCGCCCAAAATCCTGATCGTCACCACGTTCGAGAACGACGAATACGTCTACGAGGCGCTTCGGGTCGGCGCGCACGGCTTCCTGCTCAAGCGGGCCCGACCGGCGGAGATCACCGACGCGGTGCGGACGCTGGCGACGGGGGATTCGCTGCTGTTCCCGGCGAAGCTGCGCGCGCTGGCCGAGCGTTTCGGGAAGACCGCGCGCAGCGACGCGGTGGCCCGGGCCAAGCTGACCGATCGTGAGGCCGACGTGTTGCGGGCGATGGCGCGCGGATTGAACAACGCCGAGATCGCGGCGGAGTTGTACCTGGGCACCGAGACGGTCAAGAGCCATGTGAGCGCGCTGCTGGCCAAGTTGAGCGCGCGTGACCGCACCCAGGCGGTGATCGCGGCCTACGAGTCGGGATTCGTCGCGCCGGGCTGA
- a CDS encoding ATP-dependent DNA ligase: protein MASLSFREVAVVSGEIAGESGRTAKAELVAGCLRRADPAEATVVVAYLAGTLTQRQIGVGPAMLRALPPPAAEPSLTLLEVDAALAAIGATTGAGSQAARRAALDALFARATEVEQGFLIGLLVGEVRQGALDGVMADAIARAAEVPATAVRRALMLRGAAGPVAAAALQGGRAALDALTLDVGRPVRPMLAAAAPDVAGALAKLRAKDPAAEVALEWKIDGIRVQIHRDGDRVTVFTRSLDDITPRVPELVEAVGALPMRTAVLDGEAIALRPDARPHPFQITASRTGTRDAARLRAETPLTVYLFDVLHVDGEDLIDRPGADRWAALADLAPPELLVPRLVTGDDAAAEAFFADAVGRGHEGVVVKSLDTPYTAGRRGAGWVKVKPRHTLDLVVLAAEWGHGRRSGTLSNLHLGARDPGGDGFVILGKTFKGLTDELLAWQTERLRELEVRRDDWTVWVRPELVVEIAFDGLQTSTRYPGGLALRFARVLRYREDKTPAEADDMDTVRALAARE from the coding sequence GTGGCGTCGCTGTCGTTTCGTGAGGTGGCCGTCGTGTCCGGGGAGATCGCGGGGGAGTCCGGGCGGACCGCGAAGGCGGAGTTGGTGGCCGGCTGTCTGCGGCGGGCGGATCCGGCCGAGGCCACCGTGGTGGTCGCCTATCTCGCGGGCACGCTCACCCAGCGGCAGATCGGTGTGGGGCCCGCCATGCTCCGCGCGCTGCCCCCGCCCGCCGCCGAGCCGTCGTTGACCCTCCTGGAGGTGGATGCCGCGCTGGCCGCGATCGGGGCCACCACCGGCGCCGGCTCGCAGGCCGCCCGACGGGCCGCGCTCGACGCGCTGTTCGCCCGCGCGACCGAGGTCGAACAGGGCTTTTTGATCGGGCTGTTGGTCGGCGAGGTACGCCAGGGCGCACTGGACGGGGTGATGGCGGACGCGATCGCCCGCGCGGCCGAGGTCCCGGCCACGGCGGTACGGCGGGCGCTGATGTTGCGCGGCGCCGCCGGACCGGTGGCAGCCGCCGCCCTCCAGGGCGGGCGAGCCGCGCTCGACGCGCTCACCCTCGACGTCGGCCGCCCGGTGCGCCCGATGCTCGCCGCCGCCGCACCGGACGTGGCCGGCGCGCTGGCCAAGCTGCGGGCCAAGGACCCCGCCGCCGAGGTCGCGTTGGAGTGGAAGATCGACGGCATCCGGGTGCAGATCCACCGCGACGGCGATCGGGTCACGGTGTTCACCCGCAGTCTGGACGACATCACCCCGCGCGTGCCCGAACTGGTCGAGGCGGTAGGCGCGTTGCCGATGCGTACCGCGGTGCTCGACGGTGAGGCGATCGCGCTGCGCCCGGACGCTCGGCCGCACCCGTTCCAGATTACCGCCTCCCGGACCGGGACCCGCGACGCGGCGCGGCTGCGGGCCGAGACGCCGCTGACGGTGTACCTGTTCGACGTGCTGCACGTGGACGGCGAGGACCTGATCGACCGCCCCGGCGCGGATCGCTGGGCCGCGCTCGCGGACCTGGCGCCGCCCGAACTCCTGGTGCCCCGGCTGGTCACCGGGGACGACGCGGCGGCGGAGGCGTTCTTCGCCGACGCGGTCGGACGCGGGCACGAGGGGGTGGTGGTGAAGTCCCTGGACACCCCCTACACGGCGGGTCGGCGCGGCGCCGGCTGGGTCAAGGTCAAACCCCGGCACACCCTCGACCTGGTGGTGCTGGCCGCCGAGTGGGGCCACGGCCGCCGGAGCGGCACGCTGAGCAATCTGCACCTGGGCGCGCGGGATCCGGGCGGGGACGGGTTCGTGATACTCGGCAAGACGTTCAAGGGGCTCACCGACGAACTGCTCGCGTGGCAGACCGAGCGGTTGCGGGAACTCGAGGTGCGTCGGGACGACTGGACCGTGTGGGTGCGACCCGAACTCGTCGTGGAGATCGCCTTCGACGGCTTGCAGACCAGCACCCGCTATCCGGGCGGCCTCGCGCTCCGCTTCGCACGGGTGTTGCGCTACCGGGAGGACAAGACGCCCGCGGAGGCGGACGACATGGACACGGTCCGGGCGCTCGCGGCCCGGGAGTAG
- a CDS encoding MarR family winged helix-turn-helix transcriptional regulator: MATREACRHLLTELEGIVGVHRGLAKAVPPGSLPPGSAVLFVLGRGAEPLRAGRVAELLDLDMSVVSRHLAHLVEHGWVTRRPDPRDGRSVLLGLTPEGRAVVDRATESCLAVIAERLADWPDEDAERLSELLGRLKAGFGVKAGFGHRAEPVPTAVSH; the protein is encoded by the coding sequence ATGGCCACCAGGGAAGCCTGCCGGCACCTGCTCACCGAGTTGGAAGGCATCGTCGGCGTACACCGCGGCCTCGCCAAGGCCGTCCCGCCCGGCAGCCTGCCGCCCGGCTCCGCGGTCCTGTTCGTCCTCGGCCGCGGTGCCGAACCGCTGCGCGCCGGGCGCGTGGCCGAACTCCTGGACCTGGACATGTCCGTGGTCAGCCGACACCTCGCGCACCTGGTCGAACACGGCTGGGTGACCCGCCGCCCGGACCCGCGCGACGGCCGGTCGGTGCTGCTCGGACTCACCCCGGAGGGGCGCGCCGTGGTCGACCGGGCCACCGAGAGCTGCCTCGCGGTGATCGCCGAGCGGCTGGCCGACTGGCCGGACGAGGACGCCGAGCGCCTGTCCGAACTCCTGGGCCGGTTGAAGGCGGGCTTCGGAGTGAAAGCGGGCTTCGGACACCGGGCCGAACCGGTGCCGACGGCCGTGTCACACTGA
- the purB gene encoding adenylosuccinate lyase, with amino-acid sequence MTSQPVRKPRIPNVLANRYASPALATLWSPEYKVVLERRLWLAVLRAQADLGIDVPEGAVADYERVVEQVDLASIAERERVTRHDVKARIEEFNALAGHEHVHKGMTSRDLTENVEQLQIRSSLELVRDRVVALLVRLAELSAQHAELVMAGRSHNVAAQATTLGKRFASATDELLVAYHRLEDLIARYPLRGIKGPVGTAQDMLDLLGGDEDRLAELEGRVAAHLGFEHAFVSVGQVYPRSLDYDVVTALVQLAAAPSSLAKTIRLMAGHELVTEGFQPGQVGSSAMPHKMNTRSCERVNGFTVILRGYASMVGELAGDQWNEGDVSCSVVRRVALPDAFFAFDGLIETFLTVLEEFGAFPAVVARELDRYLPFLATTKVLMAAIRGGVGREAGHEVIKEHAVASALALREGVERNELLDRLAADERLPLDRAALDTLLADRLSFTGAAAAQVAEVVRRVEAVAEKHPEAAKYRPGAIL; translated from the coding sequence GTGACGTCCCAGCCTGTGCGCAAGCCCCGCATTCCGAACGTTCTGGCCAACCGCTACGCCTCCCCGGCGCTGGCCACGCTGTGGTCCCCCGAGTACAAGGTGGTGCTCGAGCGCCGACTGTGGCTCGCGGTGCTACGCGCCCAGGCCGACCTGGGCATCGACGTGCCCGAGGGCGCGGTCGCCGACTACGAGCGGGTGGTGGAGCAGGTCGACCTGGCCTCGATCGCCGAACGCGAGCGGGTCACCCGGCACGACGTCAAGGCCCGGATCGAGGAGTTCAACGCCCTCGCCGGCCACGAGCACGTGCACAAGGGCATGACCTCGCGCGACCTGACCGAGAACGTCGAGCAGTTGCAGATCCGCTCCTCGCTCGAACTGGTCCGCGACCGGGTGGTGGCGCTGCTGGTACGGCTGGCCGAGCTGTCGGCGCAGCACGCCGAGCTGGTCATGGCCGGCCGCTCGCACAACGTCGCCGCGCAGGCGACCACGCTGGGCAAGCGGTTCGCGTCGGCGACCGACGAGCTGCTGGTGGCCTACCACCGCCTCGAGGACCTGATCGCCCGCTACCCGCTGCGTGGGATCAAGGGCCCGGTCGGTACCGCGCAGGACATGCTCGACCTGCTCGGCGGCGACGAGGACAGGCTGGCCGAGCTGGAGGGGCGGGTCGCCGCGCACCTGGGCTTCGAGCACGCGTTCGTCTCGGTCGGACAGGTCTACCCGCGCTCGCTCGACTACGACGTGGTGACCGCGCTGGTCCAGCTGGCCGCCGCGCCGTCGTCGTTGGCCAAGACGATCCGGCTGATGGCCGGGCACGAACTGGTCACCGAGGGCTTCCAGCCCGGGCAGGTCGGGTCGTCCGCGATGCCGCACAAGATGAACACGCGTTCGTGCGAGCGGGTCAACGGCTTCACGGTGATCCTGCGCGGCTACGCCTCGATGGTCGGCGAGTTGGCGGGCGACCAGTGGAACGAGGGCGACGTGTCCTGCTCGGTGGTGCGGCGGGTGGCACTGCCGGACGCGTTCTTCGCGTTCGACGGGCTGATCGAGACGTTCCTGACCGTGCTGGAGGAGTTCGGCGCGTTCCCGGCCGTGGTCGCGCGCGAACTCGACCGCTACCTGCCGTTCCTGGCCACGACCAAGGTGCTGATGGCCGCGATCCGCGGCGGGGTGGGGCGCGAGGCCGGACACGAGGTGATCAAGGAGCACGCGGTCGCCTCGGCGCTGGCGCTGCGGGAGGGTGTCGAGCGCAACGAACTGCTCGACCGCCTGGCCGCCGACGAGCGGCTGCCGCTGGACCGGGCCGCGCTCGACACGCTGCTCGCCGACCGGCTGTCGTTCACCGGCGCGGCGGCGGCCCAGGTGGCCGAGGTGGTCCGCCGGGTGGAGGCGGTCGCGGAGAAGCACCCGGAGGCGGCGAAGTACCGCCCGGGCGCGATCCTCTAG